ATGAAATTCTGTTTTATTCACTATGATTATTTAAAGTCATCACAGCGACTTTATTATTGTCAAACAACGACGATACTGCACttcgttatatatatatattctaaactattattttattactacccgaccataaatatttataatttttcataacgGCAACACCGCATTACCAAATAGAAACatatctatattttttattctggCATCACCATTTTACCGAGTGTCAAACTAGGCTGGCAGACAAATAGCTATTGCAGCGCCGTTTCGTATTAAACGATAGAATTATTCGGCCAAcactgaaaatttttcaattaaaaagtcGATATTTTATATCAGCTATGAACTCATTgtgcaaatttaaaacatacaaattataatttaaaatttttgaatattttatttaaacataaatattttatttaaacataaacatagcCGGCTTATAGACGATTTTCAGCCGCCGACGAAATTTTAATTGTCAAACACCGTCGACACAATTATTGCTTGTCGGCACAGATCTTTGATGACGGGTTGAATTAACTAAAACAAGATACACTAGCAgagcttaaaaaaatattactccaTAAacgatataaataaatgaaaattcaataactaaaataaatgcgagtataaaataaacattcgaaaattaacaacaattacTAAAAATTGGCGAACATTGTAACTAAaaagaaaacctaaaaaatatgtttgaaaaaagaaataaaatgaatttgctacttgaaaagaaagaaaaaaatttgtcgtaataaaaaagaaagagaGAAATATTTGCTATGTCATTAGTACTGTGAAGTTTGTGAGAGAGAATCAAATAGAGTTTTTATCGAATAATGCAGATACGACTGCCAGAAAAATACCCATAagaattgtgttaatttttttgcatcgtgaaaaaaaagtatttagaaattatatgtgtgcaaataaaaataaaattactgaaaattgtttattaatgtcGATTAAAGACAATAAAGATGAATTTGTGATGAAGAATATTCAGTAAGACGGCAAAAATTggaaaagtgtaaacagctgacgACAACGGTGACGACGACTACGTCAAATGCTGCTTTAAAACCCCTACGCCCACCGCGGTTATGATTGAGTGAATCACTTTCTGTTCGCTGTTCAGTTTTgtacataaaaagtttttttttttgttaaattttaaagtgcAGTTATATTCTTCATCTCTGTAATGGACACTGAACTTGATGATGATAAAGTAATTAACATAATTAGTTACACGAAACCGCAAAGTTGCGattttatttaagcaaaatCTTAGAATTGAAGTAAAAGAAAAGAATTACACAGCTAGatagaaatacataaataaaaaaaggaatcatcaaactaaaaaagttttcaCAGTAGTCTCGGTGAAAGTAAGCGGAAAGAGGGcacaaatacaatatttattatttatttcgatGTGGAAACGCCTGCTGCCCTGTGTGCAAAGCTAAgctacccaaaaaaaaaaacaacaaaaaaagtaacagaaaaaaagaagtaaaaaacgACGAAcataagcaaaaaacaaaaggtGGAAAGTAGAAGAGGAAGAAGGCGAAAAACACTCCTCTGACTTCATAAGCTCTGCAGCAACTGCCGTCTACATTCATTAGTGCTGCCTTGAGTCGCAGCCtgtgctgctgctgctacttgTCGACTCTTCTTTGAGCAAATTTGAGTTgtctaatttatttttgtaaacgaaaaataaatcaaaatctcATAATGGACGAAACACAAGAAATTCGTCAGGTATGTTGCAAAATTCATATGTTCATAatggaataaataaatattcaatttgcgagaaatgttttctttctttCGTATTtctacattaatattttaacttcTTTCTTTCAAATGCCACTCtatacataatttatatttgttagaTTTGCCATTACTTAATTGTTCATTGAATAACTAAGTAATGAACCAGCAAATAAGTGAATTACATGGAAAAAATATTAGACAAATCTTTAGTGATTAAATGTGTATACATATGTGTACCTACCATAATGATGACCAATTCATTCATGCATTCTAATatctttatttgaaaattgttaaattgtatTGTTTCCAATTCGACCAGTTTCAATAATATACATACCTGTTTTGTCAATGTTAGTTGCTAGTAAATGTATTAACACATTCTACATATTATTCtgtttaacaaacaattaaacaacaaaaaaagaatttgtagtattataaagtttatttgaaTGGTGGTGTCATTCGCCTACATCTATTGCCAAAAGAGTAGCATTCAACTTTTTTCTGTAGCACAGACAACCAACCattaaactaaatgaaaaacaatatgtcaaatttctttcCCCCCTAAAAAACTTATGAATTTAAGCCCCAACGACCCTTCTCAGTAGTCGCACATTATTCGCATGAAATGCGTTTATgttaatacataaatatgtatgtaaataattcTATCAATAATTCTCTGAGTACATTTATCAATCGCTCATCATCGACTCGACAAAGCTGATCGAGTGTAATTGAAGTTTATcgtcatttttttctttgttgaacGTCACACACATTCATgcataaaaactaacaaaatctacaaaatatgaatgtgtcgatatgtatgtacgtgcgtgtctttgtatattttttttgtgtggtctaagttgaaatatttgtaaCGTACTTACGTACCTCTATGGACACCTACATTCACTGCTTGCCATAATGTTAACATGTCTACAAAAATGTACAAACAAGTTTCATttgaatatttacatttaattaaaagaattattGGTCAGAATAGGAGTCTCCCTAATTTTGTCTTTTTGTCAAAATGCTGACATAATTTCTATAAACAGACTAGTGGTGTATGTCTGCTAGAACAGCAAAAATGTTTGCACTTGTTTCCCTTAACTTGCGGgatattttgtatgtaaataattttggaATAGTTTTACGTTTAAAAGATGTTTCTGAGTAATTcaattgcttttatttatattcttgttAGGCTCGTTATCGTGCTTCAGTTAAATGGTTATTGTCCAAGGCATATAATAACCGGGTGCCGGACAATCTTAAAGAGCCGTTCTATAGGGATCATGAGAATCAAGAGCGACTTAAACCTAAAATTGTTGTTGATCTGGGGAATGCAACTTTGTATTGCCAGACATTATCGAATTTATATTCCGATCCAAATTACCAAAGCCTTAATCACTGGTCGATATTGCAAACATTGGCTCGTAAGGGAGTGCCTGTCAATGAATCGCCCGATATGCCTCTAACAGAAACAGTATTGATACAAACAAATCCCCTAAGAATTGTAAGTACTATTACGAAAACATTTCAGAATACTTCAATAAATTATATCGTCCATGAAACAGGTGGGTCATATGGCAGTTGTAGAGGCACTTATGATGTTGTATGCCAAGGAAATAACATCAAACGAACGTATTAATAATGCTATCAAAAGAATATCGGGTAATAGTGATCAACCTGTTCTTACGGTTAGTGGAAATGTAGAACATACAATTCTTTCGTGGGTGTCTCATACTTGTGCTGCTTTAAAAAAACGTATAGAACGTGATTTACAAATAAATCCCGAAGATGAAAATGTAAGTAATACGAGCCAAATTAAGGAAATCTCATTAAATCACGTATTAATACTTTGTAGGGCAAACGCCTGCAAGCCCCAGACATACCGCCGGTGCGTGACTTTCAAGATCTTTGCGATGGCATTTGCTTGGCACTTTTGATATCCTACTATTGTCCCAAAGTTGTGCGTTGGACGGATGTGCGCATAAATTATTTACCGGCAGTTGAGGATTCTATACACAATGTTTTGTTAGTGAgcaatttttctcaaaaatatctGCCATACAATGTGTTCCATATGCTTCCCGAGGATGTCACTTATATGAGAGGGTATTACGTTTTGAAACATGCTCTTCCAATATTAAATTgtcttatatatttttccatgttttttACAGATCAATGCGTCTAAATTTGCTTGTTCTTTTGGCCGATTTGTTTAATCTTTTTGAAATTCATCCGGCCAATTGTGTTACATATCCTGGCATGGATTCTATTGGTAAGCTTTGttacatttcaattttaattttctatttctacCTTTACTTTttgcttgtttatttttttgtattatttggaAGAGGTACATATTCTTATTTATATCTGGTAATGGTCtatgtatatacacatacaaacaagtATCTGTTAATAAACTCGGGTTTTTATCTGTCACTTTTACCActatcacaaaaaaattaaaaaaaaaaacactaagcTAAAGTTTACTAAAAAGAAGGCTTctttaagtattaatattaatcCTTTGTAATTAGTAACTAAATTTTGGCAAATGGTGGTGATTTGGTAATGGAAATAATGAAGATTGATTGCTTATTTTGCAAATAGTCACCATATTAATCTTAGTttaacttttagaatttttttaattattgttattctGTGTATTCTGGCTAATAAAGAAACACACACATATCCTTAGAGCCTGTAATGTGTTTGAAGAaagatatttacatatatttactgAATGTCGAATGTAACactttttaaggaattttaacATCCAACCTGCCTTCATTGTTGTACAAATTGCATTGTAATATTGTCCAGTTTTGTTATTGCATTGAATTTGAATTATTTGTCTTGCATATCAATACTATCTGGACTGTTCGCCAGGACATCGTGTACAAATACTTAATGGGCTCCTGATAAATTTTGCAACTCAATAGTCTATGTTTTGTCCatttgttttacataaaataggtgttttaatacaaaaaaaatattttgtttctctAAATATGCAAACGATTAAAAACTATTCTCTTTTATCTTCTTTCTTTCTGTTTCTGGTATgcaatgaacaaaaaatatgttaacaaaaaaaaaaacgtttaaaaataacagaaatCATCGCTAAACAGAATGCAGGTGCCAATGAACATGGAATATATCACCGCCGCGGTTTAACTATGCCTACTGTCACACCGATTCCTGATTTAAGAAGTGAATTAGACCAACCTTCTTCATCGCCATCGACAAGACCTCAATTTCAAGGTCAATATTAACAATGatcaaagaaattaaattgttttagtgTTTGTTGTTGGTTATTATTGTTTcgcaaacattttacaaaaaaataatacaaactcGAAACACcacaatacaatttttaaattttccttatttatattttatgtttaaaattttgcttgttttgtttaatatttcgttattttgctattatttttaaacatttacgaCATACATAGATGCATGTAATTCTATTTTAATACacacttttttttattcattcacaAACAATATCATCACAGTACGCATTTATACATATACGCATTTATCCAATCATCAtccatgcatacatacatatgaaaacATCCATATATTGTTTGATCTATACAACATTTTCATAAGTTTGTCCCATTTTATTAGtacgaacatacatacatactacattctctactatatgtataaataataataaaaaaaagaaaatagtaaaaatatttatacttccCAAGACACTAGGTGAATTCTTCCCTGTGaaattgtatgtgtgtgtgtttctttaaaatagtgtattttcaatatattttgcttaaaaatcttttgaattGTTAGTGCGGTAATTAgtgagtatttttttattcctttattttttgcaattcatTCAATTAAATGAGAAATCTCAGTAACAACTGCTCCTTAAAACTTCATCCTGTTTCTAACAACCACTTTCaagatataattttatttatttattttttttattttactaaagttttcataatttaaaattatttattttacttattttcgtCGTATtactttcttttatttaaaatgcatttacaCTTTTAGTTACGTATACGAATTCTGCAAGTGGtcttataataaataaaccaGCACTATCCATACAACCACCTTCATCTCAATTTGATCCGCATCACATGGCTGAAAATACTCATTTCGAAAACGAAGGTAATCCTTATTGGCACTTTTCAATTTGAGTCCGTTTGTGTtgaacttttaagttttttttacacttaatttattttatttttgatttgattttatttgattaGCATTCGTTGTACACAAATCACGTGGTATTACCACATTATCATCCATGCATATGCAGCAACAGGATCCCTTAATGCCGGCTCGTTTAAGACAGgccaaagaaaaaaacaatacagAATCCAAGGCCGATGAAagaggtttgttttttttacgttTCTGTTTCTTTCATTTCTCATTTGCCATTTACacaatgttattttttgttacatttaacTTGATGCCGGGAAATATTTTAcaagatttaaattatttattttatttagggGACAATGTACCAGCTGGAAGACCTAGTAATTGGGATCAACACCGACGACCCAGTTATGCAGGTATATAcataatgtttattaatttatgtcaTGATACTATTCTAAATTGTCATTCTAGGACGAAGATCACGTAGAAACTCATCTAGTGAAGATTCTCAATTGACCATTGAAAACTTTGGTGGCTCTCAGGATCAGCTGAATAACATTGAGCGTTTTGAAAGAGAGAGAGAACGTAAATTATCCAATACAACAATAGGTAATTGGGAAACATTAATGcagttttatacatttatatataacttttattaattattttatagaacatGTGGTACCCGTTAGATCTTCCATTGCTGATGCTCGTGGTACTTTGCAATTAGGTTATGATACCGATTCAGGTTCAGAAAAACAAGATCGCGATACAGAGAAACAAGAACCACTTAAACGACAAACTAGGTAAAGATTATTTACTgcgaaaactatttttttttatttgaatttaattaaataataatatttacagcTACGATAATGTAAATTTTGCATCCAGTGCACAAAATAGAAGTAACAATGCCATTAACAGTCCACAAAAGCATTCCACTAGTCCAGAATTGGCTACAGATGAGCCGCCACGCGATCCAAATGCTACTCTTACTAGAAAATCTTCAAATGCAAGTATGCATATGAAAACTCCCAATTGGCAAAATAATCAATGTGGTAAAtaacttgttaaagttttttgtttaacactCGCAgctaatttcattaatatttcaacattttagaCACGTTTGATGATGACACTCGTTCGTTAGAAAGCACTTACAAGCTCAATACCATACGCATGAAACTAGaagagaaaagaaagaaaattgagCAGgataaacaaagaattgaagcAGCTCTGTCGCGTCACCAAAaagaagtatttttaatttaccttcaaaatattgttttatactaAACTTATTTCACTTTGCAGTTCAATCAGGATGCGGATCTTGTGGATGCTGATTACATGAAGTGGGAAACCATGAGTCGTACTTCGGACATTGATCCCAATGAATTGGATAAATACCAGGttggtaaaataaatttgaGGTATTTTCTTATTGTGGTGGTCGCATTTCCATGTTAATCTTTAACCCATTTACAAATTATGTAAATCATTTCTTTAACAGAGATATCCACTTTGATAAatcattattaataatttaatgatagttcaaaaattgttaaatttcaaaacaatttctttataaaattagaatattagtgaaaaaaatttaatcactTCTGCAGTCAAAACTTTATTAGagatttagaatatttttatatttgtttctttgttcTAACACTAAATGtgtaactataaaaaaaaacttatcattttaaatctaatttaaagttttaatctaCATTATAAATGCTCAAtagaattatatataatttacgaTGTTAGTTATTTATATTGTGAGCTTTTCAGTTGGGGTTTccagtttttcaatttaaatcaaTTGATGGATATGTTCCATAGCTGAATTATATATAATCGGTAATCATTTTCAAAAAGCTCTGTGCaataaaaatcccttttttcATTCACAATTTGAAAGATAATATAAACtcacaatataaatatttaccctCGTAGtagtaattttgtttaagattaaaattgttttcaaaatccataaaaaagaataaatttgaactatttatattttgaaaatcagtATTATGTTGTCcctttgttttggtgtaaagagtatttattgtttaaaaatcgtttttattttgagtttatCTTAAACGTGACCGTATGTaacattgtatgtatgtatgtttgcccACTGTAAACGTAATTAACTGCATTTCTAACTTCTAAATCCTTTACATCATTAACTCACACAGCAAAGCATCGCTATTATGAATATGAATCTTCAAGACATTCAACAAGATATACAAAGATTAGCTACGCAGCAAAATCAGATACAGGCCCAACAAATGCAAGCTCAACAGCTCCTGCAGGCCCAACAAATAGCAAATATGTTGAATCAGGTAAACATCACAGATCAACAACGCACatcaatatattttacattctatacacacatacacgcCCATTTAACACATTTCCATAATTAgatgttaaatgttttcttttttacaccAGATTTTCGTATCTGTATCTGAGTCTAATTCGAATTTGACTGTATACTCTGTCAGACGAGAATATATTTTACTCGctttattaaacaacaacagttttattttatctcTCACTTCCTTAactgattttcttgaaattatgtatttttgctCTTCTTctataagcaacaacaaaatttcggATCACAACAACATTTAGCCGATCCTTATCCAACACGACCCTTGCAACATCAACCGAATTTTGGATCATCACCTCATTTGCCACAGTCGTTTAATGCCGGCGGTGTTGTTAATCCATATGGCTCTAGACCCCCAAGTCGAGATCCCTATCAACAAATGCAAACCATGCCTGTCCAGTATATAAATGATAATGCACCCTATATGTATGCCCAACAGCAACAACCGCCAGCCATGATGCCCCAATCGCAATACAATACCATGCATCCTCATTACAATGACAACAACGCCGTGCCTTATAACAGAAGTAACAATCATAGCTTCGGTGGGCCACAGTCTCAGAATAGTCAACCGCCGATGCAGAGTCATCATCCGCATCAACAATACATTCCTCGTCAAAGTATTTACGATGATTATCAAATACAGTCGATGCATGGCCGTGAGCCGAATATGTCGCCACAACCGAACAATTACTATGGGCATGAACCTCTAGTGCAACAACAGCCAAATCAACAACAGTATCCTACACAAAGAAGAACATGGGGTCAGCCGTCGTTCGATCCGATGCAAATGGTAGATGTTGGCGGTGGCAATACTTGGCAGAGGCGACCTCAGAAATCTATGGATAGCGACGGTGGTGGTCCTAATTGGGGTAGTCCACAAGGGGAAAATAACATACAGCACCACCGCTCGTCCATACACCAAAACGGTGATGGCCAACACCATCAAATGTACCCGGTACACTCCTCTCCATTGCATAGCCAACGCATGACAGGTGGGAATGGCGGAGGAGTAGGTATGGGTAGCGGCGTACAGAGGCAGCAATCTATGACCAATTTAAGAGAAACCAGATCACCAAATGTTGTTCCCAAGCCTTCATCGGCTCCCACGCCTCCTGATGATGTCATGGCACCTCAAAGTATTTGCTTTATTGGCGATCAGGATGATATTGACGAAATTGAACGTAACGTTATTGAAAAAATGCAATCCACTGGTCTTTCAGAATACATCTTCCCCATACATCAcaatcaacaacagcaacaacaatcgcATATGTCTCATACAGCACAAATGCAACGCGACGAGCGAGAAAACAACTATGACGATTACGTTGGTGGTGGCGGGAGTGACATGATGCCACAAAAACTGAATATAACTAGCGGCAATCTAACCTATAGAATACCTTCACCACAACGTCCACTACTCCATCCGAATAGCTTCCAGGTAAATGTgtataaataatgttaaatgtaaattttattaaatttatttgcaaatatttaggATCCCCGATCATCAGAAAAGAATACTACTGAAAAAGGCTTCTACATTTCCTTTGACGATGATCAGCCTAAAAGACCTAAACCACCTTTGCGAGTGAAGCGTTCACCCAAAAAGGAAAAGAGCCTAGACAGTGCTGACAACCAGCTATCGAACAATTCCGACTCAACCGACTACGTTGAAATGATCAGCAATGACGTTAGTGTCGAGCCAAAAATTAGACCAAAAGTACACAAACTGAACTATAGCGAGAGTAATAGCAGCAGTAGTAACCAAAACAGAAACACAATGGACATAAATAAAGCCACTTACAACAAATACACCGACAGTCCCATACAACTCAGTCAGGTGATGTCAGTGGGTGAGAGTAAAAACGAACACAAAACACAAAACTCTTCATCTTCGCACAATAATCAACCACAAACACCACCTCCATCTGTAGCTTCCACTTCGCCAACACATTTAAGAAACAGTACATCTTTAGAGAATCGTGAAGTCAAAAGCAAAGCTTTGGTAATTGGCACTGATCCATCTACTCTTGATCCGGTAAGAGCGATAATGGTTTTCATTTGCAAACCAATATAAAGAGACCTTTTTGGTATTTTAGGAATCAGCAGAGGAAATGGAACGTCGTAAAGAAAAGATTATGCTTTTATCTCTTCAACGTCGCCAACAGCAAGAAGAAGCTAAAGAGCGAAAGGAACAAGAGGCTGCACGAAAACGTGAAATAGAACGTGAGAAAGAGGAAGAGAAGCAGCGTAAAAAGGAGGAACAAATGGCACGTAGGGCAGCTATACTCGAACAGCACCGTCTCAAGAAAGCACTCGAGGAAGCTGAGCGAGAGGTATACAgttctatttttaaatgttattgcagttattaatttctatttaaataatttcaggGAAAAACAATAGATCGCTCAGATATTGGTCACAAACCAAGCTCCAACACAAATACTGTGACAAGAACACGCCCTAAGCCAACACGTCCACGACCCAAAACAATACATGTCGACGATGGATCTGTTGATATAAGTGATGCTTCAACCATATCTAGTCGCGGCAAAAAAGGTTCTAGTACCAATCTAACAGGTAAACTTTCAACTTATTGCTTTGCAaaacaattgttgttattggtgtttataaatatttttattgtttattttttggatttttaattTCGTTCTTATGtttcatttgttttctttttatttgttttatttatcgaTTGTTTGTTGCATGGCTCCTTTTAATATTGAACTGTTTGATTCATTGATCGTTTGCGTATCAATAATCAAAAGGCTACGGCCAATTTAATAGCAATTCAATGAGGAGAGATTATTACAGAGGCTCTCAAGATTCCCTTACAGTTAAaggtaattataattttatttactttcattttttatttaatattttaattttattataaagttttttttagctgtactctaaatgaaaaattagcttatattttatttttcattttgaatacggctgtaattttttttttaatattggttTTGAGTTTATTACAAAGGggtttatgtttagtttttagttatatttttatatgcttTTGTATTATTGTTCTGCATGAAAGTATTTTGTTGTGATTTGGAAAAAACAGCTTCAAAATACAGACTTGTCTGTTGTTGGActtaaagtaataatttttcttttgtcagAATCGCCGGACGAGTACCCAAGTACAAGTTCCACGCCAATTGGACGTCGCGGATCATATAAACTATCTAAAGGTTGGTGGCGGGAAATCACATATTTAACtacttacataaatatatatgtacttctgaatgaatgaaataattcatttatattttcaaatattttttatttgcaatttgaGTTAATTTCATTCTTACTTTTGTTCTGTTGTATTCAGTttagttgagttttttttttatttaatttgct
The window above is part of the Lucilia cuprina isolate Lc7/37 chromosome 6, ASM2204524v1, whole genome shotgun sequence genome. Proteins encoded here:
- the LOC111678459 gene encoding patronin isoform X4 codes for the protein MDETQEIRQARYRASVKWLLSKAYNNRVPDNLKEPFYRDHENQERLKPKIVVDLGNATLYCQTLSNLYSDPNYQSLNHWSILQTLARKGVPVNESPDMPLTETVLIQTNPLRIVGHMAVVEALMMLYAKEITSNERINNAIKRISGNSDQPVLTVSGNVEHTILSWVSHTCAALKKRIERDLQINPEDENGKRLQAPDIPPVRDFQDLCDGICLALLISYYCPKVVRWTDVRINYLPAVEDSIHNVLLVSNFSQKYLPYNVFHMLPEDVTYMRGSMRLNLLVLLADLFNLFEIHPANCVTYPGMDSIEIIAKQNAGANEHGIYHRRGLTMPTVTPIPDLRSELDQPSSSPSTRPQFQVTYTNSASGLIINKPALSIQPPSSQFDPHHMAENTHFENEAFVVHKSRGITTLSSMHMQQQDPLMPARLRQAKEKNNTESKADERGDNVPAGRPSNWDQHRRPSYAGRRSRRNSSSEDSQLTIENFGGSQDQLNNIERFERERERKLSNTTIEHVVPVRSSIADARGTLQLGYDTDSGSEKQDRDTEKQEPLKRQTSYDNVNFASSAQNRSNNAINSPQKHSTSPELATDEPPRDPNATLTRKSSNASMHMKTPNWQNNQCDTFDDDTRSLESTYKLNTIRMKLEEKRKKIEQDKQRIEAALSRHQKEFNQDADLVDADYMKWETMSRTSDIDPNELDKYQQSIAIMNMNLQDIQQDIQRLATQQNQIQAQQMQAQQLLQAQQIANMLNQQQQNFGSQQHLADPYPTRPLQHQPNFGSSPHLPQSFNAGGVVNPYGSRPPSRDPYQQMQTMPVQYINDNAPYMYAQQQQPPAMMPQSQYNTMHPHYNDNNAVPYNRSNNHSFGGPQSQNSQPPMQSHHPHQQYIPRQSIYDDYQIQSMHGREPNMSPQPNNYYGHEPLVQQQPNQQQYPTQRRTWGQPSFDPMQMVDVGGGNTWQRRPQKSMDSDGGGPNWGSPQGENNIQHHRSSIHQNGDGQHHQMYPVHSSPLHSQRMTGGNGGGVGMGSGVQRQQSMTNLRETRSPNVVPKPSSAPTPPDDVMAPQSICFIGDQDDIDEIERNVIEKMQSTGLSEYIFPIHHNQQQQQQSHMSHTAQMQRDERENNYDDYVGGGGSDMMPQKLNITSGNLTYRIPSPQRPLLHPNSFQDPRSSEKNTTEKGFYISFDDDQPKRPKPPLRVKRSPKKEKSLDSADNQLSNNSDSTDYVEMISNDVSVEPKIRPKVHKLNYSESNSSSSNQNRNTMDINKATYNKYTDSPIQLSQVMSVGESKNEHKTQNSSSSHNNQPQTPPPSVASTSPTHLRNSTSLENREVKSKALVIGTDPSTLDPESAEEMERRKEKIMLLSLQRRQQQEEAKERKEQEAARKREIEREKEEEKQRKKEEQMARRAAILEQHRLKKALEEAEREGKTIDRSDIGHKPSSNTNTVTRTRPKPTRPRPKTIHVDDGSVDISDASTISSRGKKGSSTNLTGYGQFNSNSMRRDYYRGSQDSLTVKESPDEYPSTSSTPIGRRGSYKLSKDSGIGRATPPRRAPSPGMASLSRHMPSPSGPGSLPPGLITKRHGMNDGSSDISSTGNSMDYSGPKLYKQPAAKSNRGIILNAVEYCVFPGAVNRDAKQKVLEKIARSEAKHFLILFRDAGCQFRALYSYTPDTEQVVKLYGTGPMQVDEVMFDKFFKYNSGGKCFSQVHTKHLTVTIDAFTIHNSLWQGKKVNLPSKKDMALVI
- the LOC111678459 gene encoding patronin isoform X11, producing the protein MDETQEIRQARYRASVKWLLSKAYNNRVPDNLKEPFYRDHENQERLKPKIVVDLGNATLYCQTLSNLYSDPNYQSLNHWSILQTLARKGVPVNESPDMPLTETVLIQTNPLRIVGHMAVVEALMMLYAKEITSNERINNAIKRISGNSDQPVLTVSGNVEHTILSWVSHTCAALKKRIERDLQINPEDENGKRLQAPDIPPVRDFQDLCDGICLALLISYYCPKVVRWTDVRINYLPAVEDSIHNVLLVSNFSQKYLPYNVFHMLPEDVTYMRGSMRLNLLVLLADLFNLFEIHPANCVTYPGMDSIEIIAKQNAGANEHGIYHRRGLTMPTVTPIPDLRSELDQPSSSPSTRPQFQVTYTNSASGLIINKPALSIQPPSSQFDPHHMAENTHFENEAFVVHKSRGITTLSSMHMQQQDPLMPARLRQAKEKNNTESKADERGDNVPAGRPSNWDQHRRPSYAGRRSRRNSSSEDSQLTIENFGGSQDQLNNIERFERERERKLSNTTIEHVVPVRSSIADARGTLQLGYDTDSGSEKQDRDTEKQEPLKRQTSYDNVNFASSAQNRSNNAINSPQKHSTSPELATDEPPRDPNATLTRKSSNASMHMKTPNWQNNQCDTFDDDTRSLESTYKLNTIRMKLEEKRKKIEQDKQRIEAALSRHQKEFNQDADLVDADYMKWETMSRTSDIDPNELDKYQQSIAIMNMNLQDIQQDIQRLATQQNQIQAQQMQAQQLLQAQQIANMLNQQQQNFGSQQHLADPYPTRPLQHQPNFGSSPHLPQSFNAGGVVNPYGSRPPSRDPYQQMQTMPVQYINDNAPYMYAQQQQPPAMMPQSQYNTMHPHYNDNNAVPYNRSNNHSFGGPQSQNSQPPMQSHHPHQQYIPRQSIYDDYQIQSMHGREPNMSPQPNNYYGHEPLVQQQPNQQQYPTQRRTWGQPSFDPMQMVDVGGGNTWQRRPQKSMDSDGGGPNWGSPQGENNIQHHRSSIHQNGDGQHHQMYPVHSSPLHSQRMTGGNGGGVGMGSGVQRQQSMTNLRETRSPNVVPKPSSAPTPPDDVMAPQSICFIGDQDDIDEIERNVIEKMQSTGLSEYIFPIHHNQQQQQQSHMSHTAQMQRDERENNYDDYVGGGGSDMMPQKLNITSGNLTYRIPSPQRPLLHPNSFQDPRSSEKNTTEKGFYISFDDDQPKRPKPPLRVKRSPKKEKSLDSADNQLSNNSDSTDYVEMISNDVSVEPKIRPKVHKLNYSESNSSSSNQNRNTMDINKATYNKYTDSPIQLSQVMSVGESKNEHKTQNSSSSHNNQPQTPPPSVASTSPTHLRNSTSLENREVKSKALVIGTDPSTLDPESAEEMERRKEKIMLLSLQRRQQQEEAKERKEQEAARKREIEREKEEEKQRKKEEQMARRAAILEQHRLKKALEEAEREGKTIDRSDIGHKPSSNTNTVTRTRPKPTRPRPKTIHVDDGSVDISDASTISSRGKKGSSTNLTGYGQFNSNSMRRDYYRGSQDSLTVKESPDEYPSTSSTPIGRRGSYKLSKGPKLYKQPAAKSNRGIILNAVEYCVFPGAVNRDAKQKVLEKIARSEAKHFLILFRDAGCQFRALYSYTPDTEQVVKLYGTGPMQVDEVMFDKFFKYNSGGKCFSQVHTKHLTVTIDAFTIHNSLWQGKKVNLPSKKDMALVI